In one window of Bradyrhizobium sp. AZCC 1721 DNA:
- a CDS encoding exodeoxyribonuclease III has protein sequence MKIATFNINNVNRRLPSLLRWLRAAKPDVVALQELKSTDAEFPILAIEKAGYGAVWRGQKTWNGVAILARNAEPVLTRTALPGDGGVEARYIEAAISGILVTSIYLPNGNPQPGPKFDYKLDWFKRLRSHAGKLLKQDIPVVLAGDYNVAPTEFDIYPTKSWDKDALIQPKSRAAFKALVDQGWTDAIRTLHPSKPMFTFWDYKRNRWPRDAGLRLDHLLLSPSIAPRLLKAGVDRTVRGEEGASDHAPAWIVLK, from the coding sequence ATGAAGATCGCGACCTTCAACATTAATAATGTCAACCGCCGCCTGCCGAGCCTGTTGCGCTGGCTGCGCGCGGCGAAGCCCGACGTCGTTGCCTTGCAGGAATTGAAATCGACCGACGCCGAGTTCCCGATTCTGGCAATCGAGAAAGCCGGCTACGGCGCGGTGTGGCGCGGACAAAAAACTTGGAACGGCGTCGCCATCCTGGCGCGGAATGCCGAGCCGGTATTGACCCGGACCGCGCTCCCCGGCGATGGGGGTGTCGAGGCCCGCTATATCGAAGCCGCAATTAGCGGCATCCTCGTCACCAGCATCTATCTCCCGAACGGCAATCCACAGCCGGGACCGAAATTCGATTACAAGCTCGACTGGTTCAAGCGACTGCGGTCCCACGCCGGCAAGCTGCTCAAGCAGGACATCCCCGTGGTACTGGCCGGCGATTACAACGTCGCGCCGACCGAGTTCGATATCTATCCGACGAAGTCCTGGGACAAGGACGCGCTGATCCAGCCGAAGAGCCGCGCCGCGTTCAAGGCGCTGGTGGATCAAGGCTGGACCGATGCGATCCGGACGCTTCATCCGTCTAAACCGATGTTCACGTTCTGGGACTACAAGCGCAACCGCTGGCCACGCGATGCCGGGCTGCGGCTAGATCATCTGCTGCTGAGCCCGTCGATAGCGCCGCGCCTGCTCAAGGCCGGCGTCGATCGCACGGTTCGCGGCGAGGAAGGCGCCAGCGACCATGCACCGGCGTGGATCGTGTTGAAGTAG
- a CDS encoding cysteine rich repeat-containing protein, with protein sequence MSKLRFAFLVLAIGYSGSAVAQATDQRGACKADYDKYCAGTLPGGGRVVACLNKQHHQLSDACKQVLASRKK encoded by the coding sequence ATGTCGAAACTACGCTTCGCCTTTCTCGTGCTCGCCATCGGATACTCCGGATCCGCAGTCGCTCAAGCCACCGACCAGCGCGGCGCCTGCAAGGCCGACTATGACAAATATTGCGCCGGCACGCTGCCCGGCGGCGGCCGTGTCGTCGCATGTCTGAACAAGCAACATCACCAACTCAGCGACGCCTGCAAGCAAGTGTTGGCCAGCCGGAAGAAATAG
- the alr gene encoding alanine racemase, with the protein MNVAPDPKSIPQGTLLSPEANKAAALATATGVLTVDLDAIIANWRKLEKTAVPAECAAVVKADGYGCGAEQVARALAGAGCKTFFVATLDEARVVRAAAPAAAIYVLGGFFQNTGDAYAKFDCKPVIGDLNELAEWDVFCRRSGWSGGAAIHIDTGMNRLGLTVTEAQGIIPRINAGDHGITLVMSHLASAEMLNNPANARQLAAFREIASLFSGVPASLANSSGIFLGAQFQFDLVRPGCALYGINPTPESDNPMQPVVELKARIVQIRNVERGDTVGYGGTWTARRPTRIAVVSAGYADGYFRAASANDGTRGAEVIVAGKRCPIAGRISMDLTAVDVTDLDKNAVRRGHWVTLIGEGITADELAHHFGTIGYEVLTSLGKRYARVYKGGNATADPPAPPPSQQ; encoded by the coding sequence ATGAACGTGGCCCCTGATCCCAAGTCCATCCCGCAAGGCACCCTGCTGTCGCCCGAGGCAAACAAGGCTGCCGCGCTCGCGACCGCAACCGGCGTGCTGACGGTCGATCTCGACGCCATTATCGCCAACTGGCGCAAGCTCGAGAAGACGGCGGTGCCGGCCGAATGCGCCGCCGTGGTCAAGGCTGACGGCTATGGCTGCGGCGCCGAACAGGTCGCGCGTGCCCTTGCGGGCGCCGGCTGCAAGACGTTCTTCGTCGCCACCCTCGACGAGGCTCGCGTGGTTCGCGCCGCGGCGCCTGCGGCCGCGATCTACGTGCTTGGCGGCTTCTTCCAGAACACCGGCGACGCCTACGCCAAGTTTGACTGCAAGCCCGTCATCGGCGACCTCAACGAACTCGCCGAATGGGACGTGTTCTGTCGCCGTTCCGGCTGGTCCGGCGGAGCCGCCATTCACATCGACACTGGCATGAACCGGCTCGGCCTCACCGTTACCGAGGCGCAGGGCATCATCCCACGCATCAATGCCGGTGATCACGGTATCACGCTCGTGATGAGCCATCTCGCCTCCGCGGAAATGCTCAACAATCCCGCCAACGCCAGGCAGCTCGCGGCCTTCCGCGAGATCGCGAGCCTGTTCTCCGGCGTCCCGGCCTCGCTGGCAAATTCGTCCGGCATCTTCCTGGGCGCCCAGTTCCAGTTCGATCTGGTGCGGCCGGGCTGCGCCCTCTATGGCATCAACCCGACGCCGGAATCCGACAACCCGATGCAGCCGGTCGTCGAATTGAAGGCGCGCATCGTGCAGATCCGCAACGTCGAGCGCGGCGATACCGTCGGCTATGGCGGCACCTGGACGGCGCGGCGTCCAACCAGAATAGCGGTCGTTTCCGCGGGCTATGCCGACGGGTATTTCCGCGCGGCCAGCGCCAATGACGGCACCCGAGGTGCCGAGGTGATAGTCGCCGGCAAGCGCTGCCCGATCGCGGGACGGATTTCGATGGACCTGACAGCGGTCGACGTGACTGATCTCGACAAGAATGCAGTGCGGCGCGGCCATTGGGTGACGCTGATCGGCGAAGGCATCACGGCCGATGAACTTGCCCATCATTTCGGCACCATCGGCTACGAAGTGCTGACCAGCCTCGGCAAGCGCTATGCGCGGGTTTACAAGGGTGGCAATGCCACTGCAGACCCCCCTGCTCCGCCTCCATCACAGCAATAA
- a CDS encoding transcriptional regulator: MGQQLQGWRSASAQRLWLSMLIDAMEEISRPQRRDEPCDAQVLAALRAQLAQPALANLPYASAYSLRN; this comes from the coding sequence ATGGGTCAGCAACTCCAGGGATGGCGATCGGCAAGCGCCCAGCGTTTGTGGCTGTCGATGCTGATCGACGCCATGGAGGAGATTTCGCGCCCCCAACGGCGTGACGAGCCCTGTGATGCCCAGGTGCTTGCCGCGTTGCGAGCCCAGCTCGCCCAACCGGCATTGGCCAACCTGCCTTACGCCTCGGCCTATAGCCTGAGAAACTGA
- a CDS encoding cyclopropane-fatty-acyl-phospholipid synthase family protein, producing MDRLLRYFLGQFIRRGTMNFTSASGARFTCGDGTGRPVSVRFLSERTQLRILLNPELALGEAYMDGSFVVEDGSIADTLEILLGQPEMLPRWAKLQWWLRYFSRHARQFNWRGRAKNNVVHHYDLDGRLYSLFLDADRQYSCAYFEAPDMTLDDAQLAKKRHLAAKLLVRPGDRVLDIGSGWGGLGLYLAEMTDANVTGITLSSEQLQASNARATEKSLTGSAKFLLSDYRDIAGPFDRIVSVGMFEHVGIDFYETYFRRCAELLNDDGIMVLHSIGRSTGPDVTSPWITKYIFPGGYIPALSEVIPAIEKAGLLVCDMEILRLHYAETLKAWRERFMARREEAVRLYDERFARMWEFYLAASEMSFRKQNLMNFQIQLTRRQGIVPMTRDYIAREEARLRGIEIGKQPRLQLAGE from the coding sequence ATGGATCGTTTGTTGCGTTATTTCCTGGGTCAATTCATTCGCCGCGGCACGATGAATTTCACATCCGCGAGTGGGGCGAGATTTACCTGCGGAGATGGAACCGGCCGCCCGGTGTCAGTGCGGTTCCTGAGTGAGCGGACGCAACTTCGGATTCTCCTCAATCCCGAACTGGCGCTTGGCGAAGCCTACATGGACGGCTCGTTCGTGGTCGAGGACGGCTCGATCGCCGACACGCTGGAAATCCTGCTTGGCCAGCCCGAAATGCTGCCGCGCTGGGCCAAGCTGCAATGGTGGCTGCGCTACTTCAGCAGGCACGCGAGACAGTTCAATTGGCGGGGCCGGGCGAAAAACAATGTAGTCCACCACTATGATCTGGACGGTCGGCTCTATTCCCTCTTCCTCGACGCCGACCGGCAATATAGCTGCGCGTATTTCGAGGCGCCGGATATGACGCTCGACGACGCCCAGCTCGCCAAAAAGCGTCACCTTGCTGCCAAGCTTCTCGTTAGGCCGGGCGACCGCGTGCTCGACATCGGCTCGGGCTGGGGTGGCCTTGGCCTCTATCTGGCCGAAATGACGGACGCCAATGTCACCGGAATCACGCTGTCGTCGGAACAATTGCAGGCTTCGAATGCCCGAGCCACCGAGAAGAGCCTGACGGGGTCGGCAAAATTCCTGCTGAGCGACTACCGCGATATTGCCGGCCCGTTCGACCGGATCGTGTCCGTCGGGATGTTCGAGCATGTCGGCATCGACTTCTATGAAACCTACTTCCGGCGCTGCGCCGAACTTCTGAACGATGACGGCATCATGGTGCTGCACTCGATCGGCCGCTCCACGGGACCCGATGTGACGAGCCCATGGATCACGAAATACATCTTCCCGGGCGGCTATATCCCCGCCCTGTCAGAGGTCATCCCCGCGATCGAGAAAGCCGGCCTTCTGGTCTGCGACATGGAAATCCTGCGGCTGCATTATGCGGAAACGCTGAAGGCCTGGCGGGAGCGCTTCATGGCGCGGCGCGAAGAGGCGGTGCGTCTCTATGATGAGCGTTTCGCCCGGATGTGGGAATTTTATCTGGCGGCGTCGGAAATGTCGTTCCGGAAGCAGAATCTGATGAATTTCCAGATCCAGCTCACCAGGCGGCAAGGAATTGTGCCGATGACGCGCGATTACATCGCCCGGGAAGAAGCAAGGCTGCGCGGAATCGAAATTGGAAAGCAGCCGCGGCTGCAGTTGGCCGGCGAATAG